One window of the Chryseobacterium sp. CY350 genome contains the following:
- the rpoN gene encoding RNA polymerase factor sigma-54, producing MLKQHLQLKLGQKLAPQQIQLMKLIQLHTLEFEEELERELEENPALEVAKEEPKEDEYSSIEDSYETEGTESIETDFDVNDYIYDDEPTYKTASSNYSADDEDFDNESLLTEGQSLYDYLMEQINLININSEDLKIAEYIIGNLDTDGYLRREVKSIVDDLAFSQGIYTTTEKVEDILENYIQKLDPSGVGARGLQECLLLQIEKKVSANKAISLAANILRFQFDALTNKHYNKIIQKYDIEEEDLKDALEEIAKLSPKVGGNFETQTITINQEIIPDFVIQVKDGLVIPMLNSKNAPTLRVSEEYKDILTTYSHDKNSSEHKQAALFIKQKLDAAKWYIDAINQRQNTLLQTINAIVKFQHNYFITGDEKSLRPMILKDIADITGFDISTISRVVKSKYADTPNGILYLKDLFSDSLTNDDGEEVSTKEIKMHLQEVISKENKRKPLTDDALVVILKEQGYNIARRTIAKYREQLNIPVARLRKEL from the coding sequence ATGCTAAAACAACATTTACAGCTTAAATTAGGACAAAAACTCGCTCCCCAGCAGATCCAACTGATGAAGTTAATTCAACTTCATACGTTAGAATTTGAAGAGGAATTGGAAAGGGAACTGGAGGAAAATCCTGCGTTAGAAGTTGCAAAAGAAGAGCCAAAGGAAGATGAATATTCGTCAATTGAAGATTCATATGAAACTGAAGGTACTGAAAGTATTGAAACGGATTTTGATGTAAATGATTACATCTACGATGATGAACCTACTTACAAAACAGCGTCAAGCAATTATTCTGCTGATGATGAAGATTTTGATAACGAAAGTCTTTTAACAGAAGGTCAGTCTCTGTATGATTATTTGATGGAACAGATTAACCTTATCAATATTAATTCAGAAGATCTAAAGATCGCTGAATATATTATTGGTAACCTTGATACTGACGGTTATTTGAGGAGAGAAGTGAAATCAATTGTTGATGATCTTGCATTTTCTCAGGGAATTTATACCACTACAGAAAAAGTAGAAGATATATTAGAGAATTATATTCAAAAACTTGATCCATCAGGAGTTGGAGCGCGTGGTTTGCAAGAATGTTTGCTATTGCAAATAGAAAAGAAAGTTAGTGCCAACAAAGCGATTTCTTTAGCAGCAAATATTTTGCGATTCCAGTTTGATGCCTTAACGAATAAGCATTATAACAAAATTATTCAAAAGTACGATATAGAAGAAGAAGATCTGAAGGATGCTTTGGAGGAAATAGCTAAACTTTCGCCTAAAGTTGGAGGAAATTTTGAAACTCAGACCATAACAATCAATCAGGAGATTATTCCGGATTTTGTTATTCAAGTAAAAGATGGTTTGGTAATCCCTATGTTGAACAGCAAAAATGCGCCGACTTTACGTGTTTCTGAAGAATATAAAGATATTTTAACAACTTATTCTCATGATAAAAATTCATCAGAGCATAAACAGGCTGCGTTATTCATCAAACAAAAATTAGATGCTGCCAAATGGTATATCGATGCGATTAATCAGCGTCAGAATACTTTGTTACAGACCATTAACGCTATAGTAAAATTTCAGCATAATTATTTTATTACAGGTGATGAGAAGTCATTAAGACCAATGATTCTTAAAGATATTGCCGATATTACAGGTTTCGATATCTCTACAATCTCTAGAGTAGTAAAAAGTAAATATGCCGATACGCCGAATGGTATTTTATATTTGAAAGACTTGTTTTCCGACAGTCTTACGAATGATGATGGTGAAGAAGTTTCTACAAAAGAAATCAAAATGCATCTTCAGGAAGTCATCAGTAAAGAAAATAAACGAAAACCATTAACGGATGATGCTTTGGTTGTTATCTTAAAAGAACAAGGCTATAATATTGCGAGGCGAACGATCGCTAAGTACAGGGAGCAACTGAATATTCCGGTTGCAAGACTTAGAAAAGAATTATAA
- a CDS encoding RNA polymerase sigma factor, translated as MISKEKEFAQLIKDNQGLIIKVSRLYTNSLEDEEDLFQEIVLQLWRSYDSFKGNSKISTWMYRVALNTAITLFRKKSKSLPTNELDINHRDFIEDDDDKQQQISLLYTVIKTLPNVERAIVMMYLDDLPYKDIAENLGITEVNARVKMNRLKKVLKEKMERNA; from the coding sequence TTGATTTCCAAAGAGAAAGAATTTGCCCAGCTTATAAAAGATAATCAAGGTTTGATTATTAAAGTTTCGCGGCTGTATACTAACTCTCTTGAAGATGAGGAAGATCTTTTCCAGGAGATTGTCTTGCAGTTGTGGAGAAGCTACGATTCATTTAAAGGAAATTCAAAAATATCTACCTGGATGTATCGCGTAGCTCTTAATACAGCAATCACGCTTTTCAGAAAAAAGAGCAAAAGTTTACCTACCAACGAACTCGACATCAATCACAGAGATTTTATTGAAGATGATGATGACAAGCAACAGCAAATCTCATTGTTGTATACTGTTATCAAAACTCTACCGAATGTTGAAAGAGCAATCGTAATGATGTATCTGGATGATCTTCCCTATAAAGACATTGCAGAAAACCTTGGAATAACCGAAGTGAATGCTCGCGTGAAAATGAACAGACTAAAGAAAGTCCTTAAAGAAAAAATGGAACGAAATGCCTGA
- a CDS encoding beta-carotene 15,15'-monooxygenase, with translation MPEFDIDSFKKTWQEQPVEPKYNNDEILQMLNKKSRNYVKYIFWISVVEFVLFTIFGLFLILQNKESNTFLTSLQRLGVEKNDEMQNILDNIYLIIKICTLFITGYFVIRFYKNYRKIKVEEDLKEFISRIISFKKTVNAFILINILIVVVFTSALTIFGIYSIKNQNSALANSSILAFIISFIISTVLCVVLIWAYYRLVYGILIKRLDKNLVQLKEIESQE, from the coding sequence ATGCCTGAATTTGACATAGACAGTTTTAAGAAAACATGGCAGGAGCAGCCTGTTGAACCCAAATATAACAACGACGAAATCCTTCAGATGTTGAATAAAAAATCGCGCAATTATGTGAAATACATTTTTTGGATCAGTGTCGTTGAATTCGTTCTTTTCACTATTTTTGGTCTTTTTCTGATACTTCAAAATAAAGAATCTAATACTTTTCTTACTTCCTTACAAAGATTAGGCGTTGAAAAAAACGACGAGATGCAGAATATTCTTGATAATATTTATTTGATTATCAAAATCTGTACTTTATTTATAACAGGTTATTTTGTTATCCGATTTTATAAAAATTATAGAAAAATAAAAGTTGAAGAAGATCTTAAAGAATTCATTTCAAGAATTATCAGCTTTAAAAAAACAGTCAATGCCTTCATTTTAATAAACATTTTAATTGTGGTTGTTTTTACGTCTGCTCTCACAATTTTTGGAATTTACTCTATAAAGAACCAAAATAGTGCACTTGCCAATTCGTCAATATTAGCTTTTATTATAAGTTTTATTATTAGTACTGTGCTTTGTGTGGTTTTAATTTGGGCTTATTACAGATTGGTGTACGGAATTCTCATTAAAAGACTAGATAAAAATCTTGTTCAGCTCAAAGAGATTGAGTCTCAGGAATAA